One Spinacia oleracea cultivar Varoflay chromosome 4, BTI_SOV_V1, whole genome shotgun sequence DNA segment encodes these proteins:
- the LOC110786900 gene encoding protein FAR1-RELATED SEQUENCE 5-like — translation MLNYEVEERNFLAALGYSQAGCTPNQTTSCDAVNKEVSVFVEGSESMLMMKEVKNEDEAYDLYNEYAFSKGFGIRVGKGRKRQNSEFYTMKRFLCSCEGIKDEKRKRTRSYARLDTRTGCTAFVQFSIGKDGVWTVVNHNMIHNHAMVPLNKRHLIRSQMKVSKEALYFMSTLKASGVKVSDTLRVLRKEVGGSPMVGFTASDAYNALSHAKANKLEGHDCHQLIKYFAQRNSSEEGFYYDFELSEEEGLLSFFWRDGRMKRDYDYFGDLLVFDTTYRTNKYDMICAPFVGMNHHSNNVMFGMGFVINEKTESFNWLFQTFLTSMGGNPPITIMTDQAPSIAAGIRNVFPDARHRLCTWHIGENSKKHIGQMLTHYKCVENPWLKNLYTIREMWCPAYSKNYWSGGVLSSQRCETTNKSVSHRLDKTQGLCDFYHVFLDVISDWRSKENGHDYRNWKGRPEVAAANCGILLHARKIYTIEAYVLFEEQFLKGMACS, via the exons ATGTTGAATTATGAGGTGGAAGAGCGCAATTTTTTGGCTGCCCTCGGGTACAGccaagctggctgtacccctaaTCAAACGACGTCGTGTGATGCGG TGAATAAGGAAGTAAGTGTTTTTGTTGAAGGGTCAGAATCTATGTTAATGATGAAGGAAGTTAAAAATGAAGACGAAGCTTATGATTTGTATAATGAATATGCTTTTAGTAAAGGTTTTGGTATTAGGGTTGGGAAAGGTCGGAAGCGTCAAAACAGTGAATTTTATACTATGAAACGGTTCTTGTGTAGCTGCGAAGGGATTAAAGATGAAAAAAGGAAGAGAACAAGGTCTTATGCTAGATTGGATACGCGTACTGGGTGTACTGCTTTTGTTCAGTTTTCTATTGGTAAAGATGGTGTATGGACGGTTGTGAATCATAATATGATTCATAATCATGCTATGgttcctctaaataagaggcaTTTGATAAGATCACAAATGAAGGTTAGTAAGGAGGCTCTTTACTTTATGTCTACTTTAAAAGCTAGTGGTGTTAAAGTGTCTGATAccttgagggttttgaggaaagAAGTAGGCGGATCACCTATGGTCGGTTTTACAGCTAGTGATGCTTATAATGCTTTATCACATGCAAAAGCTAATAAACTTGAAGGTCATGACTGTCATCAGTTAATCAAGTATTTTGCTCAGAGAAATTCCAGTGAAGAAGGTTTTTATTATGACTTTGAGCTTAGTGAAGAAGAGGGACTTTTAAGTTTCTTTTGGCGTGATGGTCGGATGAAGAGAGATTATGATTATTTTGGGGATTTATTGGTTTTTGATACTACTTATAGGACCAATAAATATGATATGATTTGTGCTCCTTTTGTTGGTATGAACCATCATTCTAATAATGTTATGTTTGGAATGGGTTTTGTTATCAATGAAAAAACCGAATCTTTTAATTGGCTTTTTCAAACTTTCCTTACATCCATGGGTGGAAATCCCCCAATAACCATTATGACAGACCAAGCTCCATCCATTGCTGCTGGGATAAGGAATGTTTTTCCAGATGCTAGACATAGATTATGTACGTGGCATATTGGGGAGAATTCAAAGAAGCATATTGGGCA AATGTTGACTCACTATAAATGCGTTGAAAATCCATGGTTGAAGAATTTATATACAATTAGAGAGATGTGGTGTCCTGCTTATTCTAAGAATTATTGGTCTGGTGGTGTGTTATCATCACAGCGATGTGAAACTACCAACAAGTCAGTTTCCCATCGACTTGATAAGACACAAGGGTTATGTGATTTTTATCATGTTTTTTTGGATGTTATTTCTGATTGGAGGAGCAAAGAGAATGGTCATGACTACAGAAATTGGAAAGGTAGACCAGAAGTTGCAGCTGCAAATTGCGGAATTCTTCTTCATGCGAGAAAGATTTACACTATAGAAGCATATGTTTTGTTTGAAGAACAATTTCTTAAAGGGATGGCATGTTCTTAA
- the LOC130471283 gene encoding uncharacterized protein — MVAAAAAAAMASKEADKRIDTAAVATQIEAEKMAPAADAEDKRVAQEKASAAEKEAKRVAEEKASAADAEAKKLDEEKASAADAQREAELKEAENKRIEANKKKEEEDKAEAMKKDLEERKKEYEEKMSQLMAKNNKELIEEAERKEAERKKREDERKKKEDDDATKAIAMVVESVNTSESEAQTIGGKGTKRGKKTTATKKNTILSITMDEELQKKLHNISDSYNPRRSTRSIVKVQQNVCAEVVSKEEFEGKGVEKKAPVKGRILPLRSALKRNKKNDIEEVKEEQKTEKTVPVKDRLVEFEKQRQKIASKRTAAKANLPAERKTKRKITDEEYEVKEENIEKALIVEREVSPLAMITKEVPAKKKPKKSIAVYKEKVAEEEEEKTGVRGGHGKFISFISMMNKQKKEAPISLSAKE, encoded by the exons ATGGTAGCtgcagctgctgctgctgcaaTGGCCAGCAAAGAAGCTGACAAAAGGATAGATACAGCTGCCGTTGCAACACAAATAGAAGCTGAGAAAATGGCACCTGCAGCTGATGCAGAAGACAAAAGAGTCGCTCAGGAAAAGGCGTCTGCAGCTGAGAAAGAAGCCAAAAGAGTGGCTGAGGAAAAGGCATCTGCAGCTGATGCAGAAGCGAAAAAACTGGATGAGGAGAAGGCATCTGCAGCTGATGCCCAAAGAGAAGCTGAGCTGAAAGAAGCTGAAAACAAGAGGATCGAGGCTAataagaagaaggaagaagaagataaaGCTGAAGCAATGAAGAAGGATTTAgaggaaagaaagaaagaatatGAAGAAAAAATGAGCCAGCTTATGGCTAAAAACAACAAAGAGTTGATAGAGGAAGCGGAAAGGAAAGAAGCtgagagaaagaaaagagaagatgagagaaagaaaaaagaagacgaTGATGCCACAAAAGCAATTGCCATGGTGGTTGAAAGTGTAAATACTTCAGAGAGTGAAGCTCAAACCATTGGTGGTAAAGGCACAAAAAGAGGAAAGAAGACAACAGCTACCAAGAAGAACACCATTCTAAGTATTACTATGGATGAAGAACTACAAAAGAAGTTGCACAACATATCAGATTCATACAATCCGAGAAGAAGTACAAGATCAATAGTGAAAGTGCAACAAAATGTTTGTGCTGAAGTAGTTAGCAAAGAAGAATTTGAAGGCAAAG gAGTTGAAAAAAAAGCACCTGTTAAGGGAAGAATTCTTCCTCTTAGGAGTGCATTgaaaagaaataagaaaaatgatATTGAAGAAGTGAAAGAAGAACAGAAAACAG AGAAAACAGTACCAGTGAAAGATAGGTTGGTTGAGTTTGAAAAACAAAGACAAAAAATag CATCAAAAAGAACAGCAGCAAAAGCAAACCTACCTGctgaaagaaaaacaaaaaggaaaataacTGATGAAGAATATGAAGTGAAGGAAGAAAATATAGAAAAAG CTTTAATTGTGGAACGGGAGGTTTCCCCTTTGGCGATGATTACCAAAGAAGTTCCTGCAAAAAAGAAACCAAAGAAATCAATTGCTGTTTACAAGGAAAAAGTagcagaagaagaggaagaaaaaaCTGGAGTTAGAGGAGGACATGGAAAATTCATCAGTTTCATTTCCATGATGAATAAACAGAAGAAGGAGGCC CCAATATCTTTATCTGCCAAAGAATGA
- the LOC130471282 gene encoding uncharacterized protein, whose translation MNHEQIQNLNWCKYVWEALLSTTAQYKKNLKQKDKATFFTGPLPLLTIFYFDRVQRMNFFPPRRIPLVSCWTKEIGHKRNKLEESGFGLGKVLPKINIEEKQTRKEFMDEFVGIIQAVGDNLSKLSDSLKKAQEFFPGNELVSKVEEFLSKMAKEPSLSQDEWSDDFIKALLEKEKELLDAIELEKNKAKKDKQRYEYNIKNAFDLGLSPSPIIDDDKLKREKAGTSTSTPSLSLEEIDESLASAMPNLKQRREEEKKENEIAKAKKMMQAESKVSEPASEKPKTTVEEIVVQEEKIVSSDEATVEPELHVSEMMPVTNVIEEEPATEVRNEEDSAPQVIEKKVTPDGVEEQPAKNKTNESAEPQVLENTVAQQMVEEPAEPHTPTQSQVQQPVEAELSVGAEQSSLPSPKTPLNEVSISTLISSTKTDLKLDEIFEDKGEKEDEGEGNEKGDKGKRPQRIHKLPAAFSSPYLVKYRDLFKNLDTMHQSLADYVLSGQDNSEVLYFDGYNYINREDMKTLVDEAEVVDCVIDSWSKYLNAKGHKDKLFLSTVPYVSIIIDVI comes from the exons atgaatcatgagCAGATCCAAAACTTGAATTGGTGCAAGTATGTGTGGGAGGCACTGCTCTCAACAACTGCACAGTATAAGAAAAACCTGAAACAAAAGGACAAAGCAACATTTTTCACAGGACCATTGCCGTTATTGACG ATTTTCTATTTTGACAGAGTTCAAAGAATGAACTTTTTTCCTCCAAGACGAATTCCACTTGTGTCCTGCTGGACAAAGGAAATAGGACACAAACGGAATAAATTGGAGGAAAGTGGCTTTGGATTGGGGAAGGTGTTACCCAAAATCAATATTGAAGAAAAACAAACTCGCAAG GAGTTTATGGATGAGTTTGTCGGTATAATTCAAGCTGTTGGTGACAATTTGTCAAAGCTTTCTGATTCACTGAAGAAGGCGCAAGAATTCTTCCCAGGAAATGAGTTGGTATCTAAAGTGGAAGAGTTCTTGTCAAAAATGGCAAAAGAACCATCATTAAGCCAAGATGAGTGGTCTGATGACTTCATTAAGGCTCTgttggaaaaagaaaaagagttgTTGGATGCAATTGAGCtggagaaaaacaaagcaaaaaaggATAAGCAGAGATATGAGTATAATATCAAGAATGCATTCGACTTGGGACTTTCACCATCACCGATAATAGATGATGACAAGTTGAAACGTGAGAAAGCTGGTACATCCACCTCTACGCCAAGTTTGTCACTTGAAGAAATAGATGAATCTTTGGCTTCTGCTATGCCGAATCTAAAACAAAGAAGAGaggaagagaaaaaagaaaatgaaattgcAAAAGCTAAGAAAATGATGCAAGCAGAATCAAAAGTGAGTGAACCAGCTTCAGAAAAACCAAAAACAACAGTGGAGGAGATTGTTGTACAAGAAGAGAAGATTGTGAGCTCGGATGAAGCTACAGTGGAGCCTGAGTTGCATGTATCAGAAATGATGCCTGTAACTAATGTAATTGAAGAGGAGCCTGCAACAGAAGTGAGAAATGAAGAGGATTCTGCACCACAAGTGATTGAGAAGAAGGTTACACCAGATGGGGTCGAGGAGCAGCCTGCAAAAAATAAGACAAATGAAAGTGCTGAACCACAAGTGCTTGAGAACACGGTTGCACAACAAATGGTTGAGGAGCCAGCAGAACCTCATACTCCTACACAGTCACAGGTGCAACAACCAGTGGAAGCTGAACTATCTGTTGGTGCAGAACAATCTTCTCTTCCTTCACCAAAAACTCCATTGAATGAAGTCTCAATATCAACATTAATTTCAAGCACAAAAACAGATTTGAAATTGGACGAAATTTTTGAAGACAAAGGAGAAAAAGAAGATGAAGGAGAAGG AAATGAGAAAGGTGACAAAGGAAAAAGACCTCAAAGGATTCACAAACTACCGGCTGCCTTCTCTTCTCCATATTTGGTCAAGTATCGAGACTTGTTCAAAAATCTGGACACAATGCATCAAAGCCTAGCAGATTATGTCTTAAGTGGTCAGGACAACag TGAGGTTCTTTATTTTGATGGATACAACTACATCAATAGAGAGGACATGAAAACACTGGTTGATGAAGCGGAAGTGGTTGACTGTGTGATTGATTCATGGTCAAAGTATCTAAATGCAAAGGGCCATAAAGATAAACTCTTCCTTTCAACAGTTCCATATGTAAGTATAATAATTGATGTTAtttaa